One Brassica napus cultivar Da-Ae chromosome A5, Da-Ae, whole genome shotgun sequence DNA window includes the following coding sequences:
- the LOC111215878 gene encoding zinc finger BED domain-containing protein RICESLEEPER 2, with product MGSRGESDHQMTYDTNYTPPATLDFETQQLMARLGAAAEIGSQPGDEEVIAREKQSSKRKLISLVDSEEDSDVEITPTSQTTKSQRPTTFGTATQKPMVQSTLEIGSGSSKQACSQKKYVPVKSVIRGGRRTKGVSKGSGSQSQKKKKKKMEEEIPELEDELDEEGLDELELGEEEREERQRSDVWKDFTVVQKPNGKQKAACNHCKREYAWQSHSHGTSGLRRHRMRCKMYPRNGGRQQQLNVDGRVVSRKYDHAVFRQLVAKTIVQHDLPYSYVEYEKVRDTWKYLNADVQTICRNTARADVYRLYESERDTLKRELASLPGRVSFTSDLWTSVKREGYMCVTAHYIDRNWKLNSKILTFCALPPPHTGMNVAIQLLDSLKEWGVHKKVFSVTLHNATSNDSMQDIVKSQLNLDDALLCGGEFFHVRCAAHILNLIVQDGLKVIGDSLHKVRESVKYVLSSETRENLFQKFVEAAGVVETGGLLLDVPTRWNSTFFMLERAIRYRRAFGKLETFDKKGYKMAPTAEEWTRADNICTFLGPFAVITTLMSGLNYPTSNLYFYQVFQIHNWLRINEGSEDEIVRYMVPPMKEKFDKYWDEVSGLFAMAAVFDPRFKLSIVECCLEKLDMSTRDAKIKNLREKLSILFESYDKKSKNNSPSTEPRETVSQKASGAGTMGLFENYGDFFAFRKVSGVATGKTPLEAYLDEPPLDITNFQSLDILDWWKDNAHWYGDLPAMACDLLSIPITTVVSESSFSIGSRVLNKYRSRLLPKNVQALICTRNWIKGYKSYAHDEEINGDGEEEKVPSFQSIVNGEDEDEEA from the exons ATGGGATCAAGAGGCGAATCAGACCATCAGATGACGTACGATACTAACTACACGCCACCGGCTACGTTGGATTTTGAGACTCAACAACTCATGGCTAGACTTGGTGCAGCTGCTGAGATCGGTAGTCAACCCggtgatgaagaagttatcgcAAGAGAGAAGCAAAGCAGCAAAAGAAAGCTCATCAGTTTGGTTGATTCGGAAGAGGACTCTGATGTTGAGATCACTCCAACATCTCAAACAACAAAGTCTCAGAGACCAACCACTTTTGGAACTGCTACGCAGAAACCCATGGTCCAGTCCACACTAGAAATTGGTAGTGGCTCATCCAAGCAGGCGTGTAGTCAGAAGAAGTATGTTCCTGTGAAGTCGGTTATCCGTGGAGGGAGAAGAACCAAGGGCGTGTCTAAGGGCTCCGGTAGTCAgtctcagaagaagaagaagaagaagatggaagagGAGATACCGGAGCTTGAGGATGAACTGGATGAAGAAGGGCTTGATGAGCTTGAGCTCGGTGAAGAGGAAAGGGAAGAGAGGCAACGATCAGATGTGTGGAAAGATTTTACGGTGGTCCAGAAACCCAATGGAAAGCAGAAAGCTGCTTGCAATCATTGCAAGAGGGAGTATGCATGGCAGTCCCACTCGCATGGAACCAGTGGGTTGAGAAGGCATCGTATGAGATGTAAAATGTATCCAAGGAATGGAGGAAGGCAGCAGCAACTCAATGTCGATGGAAGAGTTGTGTCTCGCAAGTATGATCATGCTGTGTTCAGGCAACTGGTAGCTAAGACAATAGTCCAGCATGATCTACCGTACTCCTACGTGGAGTATGAAAAGGTGAGAGACACATGGAAGTATTTGAATGCTGATGTCCAAACCATATGTCGAAACACAGCGAGAGCTGATGTGTATCGCTTATATGAAAGTGAGAGAGACACGCTGAAGAGAGAATTGGCTAGTCTTCCTGGACGAGTCTCCTTCACCTCGGACTTGTGGACATCAGTGAAACGGGAAGGATATATGTGTGTGACAGCACATTACATTGATCGGAATTGGAAGTTGAATAGCAAGATCCTGACGTTTTGTGCTCTACCACCACCACATACTGGTATGAATGTTGCTATTCAGCTCCTTGATTCACTAAAAGAGTGGGGAGTTCATAAGAAGGTGTTCTCGGTGACGTTACACAATGCCACCAGTAATGACTCGATGCAAGATATTGTGAAGTCACAGCTGAATTTGGATGATGCTTTGCTGTGTGGAGGAGAGTTTTTCCATGTGAGATGTGCAGCGCACATTCTTAACCTCATTGTACAAGATGGGTTGAAGGTAATTGGAGACTCTTTGCACAAAGTAAGAGAGAGTGTTAAGTATGTACTGTCATCGGAAACACGTGAAAACTTGTTCCAGAAATTCGTTGAGGCTGCGGGTGTAGTAGAAACTGGGGGTCTACTCCTGGATGTTCCGACAAGATGGAACTCCACTTTCTTTATGCTTGAAAGAGCTATCAGGTACCGTCGAGCCTTTGGCAAGTTGGAGACATTTGATAAGAAGGGTTATAAAATGGCTCCCACTGCTGAGGAATGGACAAGAGCTGATAATATCTGCACTTTTTTGGGTCCGTTTGCTGTCATCACAACGTTGATGTCTGGTTTGAACTATCCTACTTCAAACTTGTATTTCTATCAGGTTTTCCAGATCCATAATTGGCTTCGGATCAATGAGGGAAGCGAAGATGAGATTGTGAGATACATGGTGCCACCGATGAAAGAGAAGTTCGATAAATATTGGGATGAAGTCAGTGGTCTTTTTGCAATGGCAGCAGTCTTCGATCCAAGGTTTAAGCTTTCCATTGTCGAATGCTGTTTGGAAAAGCTTGACATGAGTACACGTGATGCAAAGATAAAGAACTTGCGTGAGAAGCTTAGTATTTTGTTTGAGTCGTATGACAAAAAATCCAAGAATAACTCACCTTCTACAGAGCCACGAGAGACTGTTTCGCAAAAAGCTTCTGGAGCAGGGACAATGGGACTGTTTGAGAACTACGGT GATTTCTTTGCATTTCGCAAAGTCAGTGGGGTTGCGACTGGAAAAACACCTCTAGAAGCTTATCTTGATGAACCACCTCTGGACATTACTAATTTTCAGAGCTTGGACATCCTCGATTGGTGGAAGGATAATGCCCATTGGTATGGGGATTTGCCTGCAATGGCATGTGACCTGCTAAGTATTCCAATCACAACAGTGGTTTCAGAGTCCTCTTTTAGCATTGGATCTAGAGTTCTTAACAAATACAGGAGCCGTCTTCTCCCAAAAAATGTGCAAGCTTTGATATGCACTAGAAATTGGATCAAGGGATACAAATCTTATGCACATG ATGAAGAAATCAATggtgatggtgaagaagagaaagtaCCATCATTTCAGTCCATTGTCAAtggggaagatgaagatgaggaagcttga
- the LOC125609482 gene encoding probable LRR receptor-like serine/threonine-protein kinase At1g51860, producing the protein MKSLHWFLLLLIISFTVLGSVEAQSQAGFISLDCGLVPKTTTYTEKSTNITYKSDTDYVDSGLVGTINDAYKTRFQQQTWSLRSFPEGQRNCYNLFNLTANSKYLIKATFLYGNYDKLNQLPSFDLHIGANKWLSINITGVTNSSTYEIFHVVTQDNLQVCLVKTGPTIPFISSLELRPLNNNSYNTQSGSLMLYTRIYFPSNPLSFIRYDEDIHDRGWNAFTDNETTSISTDLPIDTSNAYDMPQAVMKTAAIPVNASKTWYLWWTLDDISAQSYVYMHFAEIQTLKASDIREFNITYNGGLRWYSYMRPPKLSISTIFNPSAVSSSDGVFNFTFTMTGNSTLPPLINALEIYTVVDVTQLGTDNDEVSAMMSIKKTYGLSKKLSWQGDPCAPKLYRWEGVNCSYPDSEPSLITSLNLKESGLTGTITSDISKLAQLKELDLSSNDLSGDIPAFFADMKLLKLINLSGNPKLNLTVPESLQERVNSKSLTLILGDTLNPTTLGGKTKKVPVLAIAVPVAGVFALVVILAIFFIVRKKRPRSNAAPRPPSVTTSLGKSETRPSNPSIITKDRRITYPEVLRMTNNFQRVLGKGGFGTVYHGNLDDAQVAVKMLSHSSAQGYKEFKAEVELLLRVHHRHLVGLVGYCDDGDNLALIYEYMANGDLRENMSGKCGGNVLTWENRMQIAVEAAQGLEYLHNGCRPPMVHRDVKTTNILLNERSGAKLADFGLSRSFPIDGECHVSTVVAGTPGYLDPEYYRTNWLSEKSDVYSFGVVLLEIVTNQPVIDKTRERPHINEWVGFMLTKGDIRSIVDPKLMGDYDTNGAWKIVELALGCVNPSSNQRPTMAQVVMELNECVALEIARRQGSQEMYSMGSVDNSLTSASEFSPGAR; encoded by the exons ATGAAGTCTCTTCATTGGTTTCTGCTTCTTTTGATCATCTCTTTTACTGTTCTGGGATCAGTCGAAGCTCAATCTCAAGCAG GATTCATCAGCTTGGATTGTGGGTTGGTGCCTAAGACCACAACATATACTGAGAAGAGTACTAATATAACATACAAATCAGACACGGATTATGTCGACAGTGGATTGGTCGGGACAATCAATGATGCATACAAGACTCGGTTTCAGCAACAAACTTGGTCCTTGAGAAGCTTCCCCGAGGGTCAAAGAAACTGTTACAACCTCTTTAACCTCACAGCGAACAGCAAGTATCTGATCAAAGCAACCTTTTTGTATGGGAACTACGACAAACTGAATCAATTGCCAAGCTTTGATCTTCACATTGGTGCTAACAAATGGTTGTCTATCAACATAACAGGAGTAACAAATAGTTCGACATATGAGATATTCCATGTTGTAACACAAGATAATCTTCAAGTTTGTCTTGTTAAGACAGGACCGACCATACCATTCATTTCCTCACTGGAACTTCGTCCATTGAACAATAACAGTTATAACACCCAAAGTGGATCATTGATGTTGTACACCAGAATATACTTTCCGTCCAATCCATTATCGTTCATCAG GTATGATGAGGACATACATGACCGAGGCTGGAATGCATTCACAGATAATGAAACCACCTCGATAAGCACCGACCTCCCAATCGATACAAGTAACGCCTACGATATGCCTCAAGCCGTGATGAAGACCGCTGCTATCCCTGTGAATGCTAGCAAGACATGGTACTTATGGTGGACTCTTGATGACATCTCTGCGCAGTCATATGTATATATGCATTTCGCCGAAATCCAAACACTCAAAGCCAGTGACATCAGAGAATTCAACATTACTTACAACGGTGGCTTACGTTGGTACAGCTACATGAGGCCTCCTAAGCTCAGCATTTCAACCATCTTCAATCCAAGCGCCGTGAGTTCCTCAGACGGGGTGTTTAATTTCACTTTCACAATGACGGGTAACTCAACTCTTCCTCCCCTTATCAACGCCCTAGAGATTTACACAGTTGTAGACGTTACACAGCTTGGGACAGATAATGATGAAG TTTCTGCTATGATGAGCATCAAGAAGACATATGGTTTAAGCAAGAAGTTAAGCTGGCAAGGAGATCCATGTGCTCCTAAGTTGTATCGGTGGGAAGGTGTGAATTGCAGTTATCCGGACTCCGAGCCATCGCTGATCACATCCTT gaACTTGAAGGAAAGCGGATTGACCGGTACCATAACATCTGACATATCCAAGCTAGCACAGTTGAAAGAGCT AGATTTATCAAGTAATGATTTATCAGGAGATATTCCAGCTTTTTTTGCTGATATGAAGTTGTTGAAACTCAT AAACTTAAGCGGAAACCCGAAGCTTAATCTCACAGTTCCAGAATCCCTTCAGGAAAGGGTAAACAGCAAATCTTTAACACTAAT TCTGGGCGATACCCTGAATCCCACGACTCTTGGAGGAAAAACTAAAAAGGTTCCAGTGCTTGCTATCGCAGTGCCAGTAGCTGGGGTGTTCGCTCTGGTAGTTATCTTGGCCATCTTTTTCATCGTTAGAAAGAAAAGACCAAGAAGCAATGCGG CTCCAAGGCCTCCATCAGTCACTACAAGTTTAGGTAAAAGTGAGACAAGACCATCCAATCCATCAATCATAACAAAGGACCGCAGGATCACGTATCCCGAGGTACTGAGGATGACTAATAACTTCCAGAGGGTTCTTGGCAAAGGAGGCTTTGGAACAGTGTATCATGGAAACTTGGATGATGCCCAAGTAGCTGTGAAAATGCTCTCTCATTCATCAGCTCAAGGCTATAAAGAATTCAAGGCAGAG GTGGAGCTTCTCTTAAGAGTTCACCATAGACATTTGGTGGGACTTGTGGGGTATTGTGATGATGGAGATAACTTGGCACTGATCTATGAATACATGGCAAACGGAGACCTGAGGGAGAATATGTCAG GAAAATGCGGAGGCAATGTACTAACCTGGGAAAACAGAATGCAAATAGCTGTAGAGGCAGCACAAG GATTGGAGTATCTGCACAATGGATGCAGGCCTCCTATGGTCCATAGAGATGTGAAAACGACCAACATTTTATTGAATGAGCGGTCTGGGGCAAAACTAGCTGACTTTGGGCTGTCAAGGTCTTTCCCAATCGACGGTGAATGTCATGTCTCAACAGTGGTTGCGGGTACACCTGGTTACCTAGACCCCGA GTACTACAGAACAAATTGGCTAAGCGAGAAGAGTGATGTCTACAGCTTCGGAGTAGTGCTATTAGAGATAGTTACAAACCAGCCGGTGATTGATAAAACCCGAGAAAGACCTCATATCAATGAATGGGTTGGGTTCATGCTCACCAAAGGAGACATAAGGAGCATTGTTGACCCCAAGCTGATGGGAGACTATGACACAAATGGTGCGTGGAAGATTGTAGAGCTGGCTCTAGGTTGTGTGAACCCGTCTTCAAACCAGAGACCAACAATGGCACAGGTTGTGATGGAGCTGAACGAGTGTGTCGCCTTGGAAATTGCAAGGAGACAGGGTAGCCAAGAGATGTACTCAATGGGTTCAGTTGACAATAGTCTCACTTCTGCTTCAGAGTTTAGCCCGGGAGCCAGATAA